In Aciduliprofundum sp. MAR08-339, a single window of DNA contains:
- a CDS encoding radical SAM/SPASM domain-containing protein, with protein MEKDMKNMEEGDIIEYLHRVMDKKFVRFILKEMSEVKKLERAFAVYAGVEKPSGIKERMYAKVVGEAIEKGAERFGAEPEAIKKVLKDPYMRKGFAVIIRSIAEYGITRPQRLVAPFMVVWNFTKQCNLKCKHCYANATPYPAKDELTLEERFAVVDQLDEAGVAAISFSGGEPLVNRYFWKVAEYAKSKGFYLTIATNGTLITEKVAKRLKEVGIRYVEISLDGPNAEIHDEFRGVKGAFNATIRGIKNAKAAGLEVGIATTATHENIDSIPEILALARELKVDRFIVFNFIPTGRGKNIMREDLTPEERENLMNYLYEEWQKGDIQIFSTCPAYSRISIVRMGEHGGKVSPTHFAEMELPEEFGGATKALTEFIGGCGAGRIYCSIEHNGDIQPCVFIPVKVGNVLKDGFVNVWKNSPIFNALRDRDATDYACHECPFRYVCGGCRARAYAYYGDLKAVDPGCILVRDEWDKLAQKYELKVDNLKMEYKERTMELAK; from the coding sequence ATGGAAAAGGATATGAAAAATATGGAAGAGGGAGATATAATTGAGTATCTCCACAGGGTTATGGACAAGAAATTTGTCAGGTTCATACTTAAAGAGATGAGCGAAGTTAAGAAACTTGAAAGGGCCTTTGCCGTATATGCAGGTGTGGAAAAACCCAGTGGTATAAAGGAGAGAATGTATGCCAAGGTCGTTGGCGAGGCTATAGAGAAGGGTGCTGAGAGATTTGGTGCTGAGCCTGAAGCCATAAAAAAAGTTTTAAAGGATCCATATATGCGTAAGGGGTTTGCTGTCATAATAAGAAGTATTGCCGAGTACGGTATAACTAGGCCCCAGAGATTGGTGGCACCTTTTATGGTTGTATGGAATTTCACAAAGCAGTGCAATTTGAAATGCAAGCACTGCTATGCCAATGCCACACCATATCCTGCAAAGGATGAACTCACCCTAGAAGAGAGATTTGCCGTTGTGGATCAGCTTGATGAGGCGGGAGTTGCAGCCATATCCTTCTCGGGTGGGGAACCTCTGGTAAACAGGTATTTCTGGAAGGTTGCTGAATATGCAAAATCAAAGGGATTCTATCTCACAATAGCTACCAACGGCACCCTCATTACGGAAAAGGTTGCTAAAAGACTGAAGGAGGTTGGAATAAGATATGTTGAAATAAGCCTTGATGGTCCAAATGCTGAGATACATGACGAGTTCCGCGGGGTCAAGGGTGCTTTTAATGCAACGATCAGAGGGATAAAAAACGCCAAGGCTGCAGGTTTGGAGGTGGGCATAGCCACCACGGCAACCCATGAAAATATTGATTCCATACCTGAAATTCTTGCTCTTGCTAGGGAATTGAAGGTGGATCGTTTCATAGTGTTTAACTTCATACCCACTGGGCGTGGTAAAAACATAATGAGAGAGGATTTAACTCCTGAAGAAAGGGAAAATCTGATGAACTACCTTTACGAGGAATGGCAGAAGGGAGATATTCAGATATTCTCAACATGTCCCGCCTATTCTAGGATCTCAATTGTTAGAATGGGGGAGCATGGTGGAAAGGTCTCACCCACCCACTTTGCTGAGATGGAACTGCCTGAGGAATTCGGAGGTGCCACCAAAGCCCTAACCGAATTCATAGGAGGATGCGGGGCGGGACGTATTTACTGCTCAATAGAGCACAATGGTGACATCCAGCCTTGTGTGTTTATCCCTGTTAAGGTTGGAAATGTTCTGAAGGACGGTTTTGTTAATGTATGGAAAAATAGCCCAATATTCAATGCTCTTAGGGATCGAGATGCCACGGATTACGCATGTCATGAGTGTCCATTCAGATATGTGTGTGGTGGATGCAGGGCTAGGGCATACGCATACTATGGAGATTTGAAGGCTGTGGATCCCGGCTGTATCTTGGTTAGGGACGAATGGGATAAACTTGCCCAAAAGTATGAGTTGAAGGTGGATAATCTAAAAATGGAGTATAAAGAGAGAACCATGGAACTGGCAAAGTGA
- a CDS encoding helix-turn-helix domain-containing protein, whose translation MKDLMKTKAYKNLRNIMLQWGFSNTEASIYALLALSEKPLGAKKIAEMISRAYSSVVNELNKLIRAGLVERTKGERCYEYSAVLDLIGIIRMERKRLISMLSEISKCLKEIDGNVHRELINHLEEALDYLGRLEKEV comes from the coding sequence ATGAAAGATTTGATGAAAACAAAGGCATATAAAAATCTTCGCAACATTATGCTTCAATGGGGATTCTCAAACACAGAAGCATCCATATATGCACTTCTTGCCCTATCTGAGAAACCGCTTGGAGCTAAGAAGATAGCAGAGATGATAAGCAGAGCATACTCTTCGGTGGTAAATGAACTGAACAAACTCATAAGGGCTGGACTAGTGGAGCGCACCAAAGGCGAACGATGCTACGAATATTCAGCAGTTCTGGACTTGATAGGCATAATAAGGATGGAGAGAAAGAGGCTTATCAGCATGCTTTCGGAGATCAGCAAATGTCTCAAGGAGATCGATGGAAATGTGCATCGTGAGCTTATAAATCATCTGGAGGAGGCGCTTGATTATTTGGGTAGATTGGAAAAGGAGGTGTGA
- a CDS encoding universal stress protein, giving the protein MFRRILYPTDFSNVSKKAFEYVKKLKEAGTEEVIILHVIPEEVVETMTEGCLMRDESMEQCEKEALEKVRSNAIFKIKRMEEELRDEGIVVKILTPVGKPAKVIAEIAREEKVSLIVMGTHGHSLLREAFVGSVAETVVHYAHVPVLLVR; this is encoded by the coding sequence ATGTTCCGGAGAATACTCTATCCAACGGATTTCAGCAACGTATCAAAAAAGGCGTTTGAGTACGTGAAAAAGCTGAAAGAGGCGGGAACCGAGGAGGTGATCATCCTGCATGTGATTCCAGAGGAAGTTGTTGAAACGATGACCGAGGGATGCCTGATGCGTGACGAGTCAATGGAGCAGTGCGAGAAGGAAGCGCTGGAGAAAGTGAGGAGCAATGCCATTTTCAAAATCAAGCGCATGGAGGAAGAACTCAGAGATGAGGGCATCGTGGTAAAGATTCTAACTCCTGTGGGCAAGCCTGCAAAGGTCATTGCAGAGATTGCCAGAGAGGAGAAGGTCTCGCTCATCGTCATGGGCACACATGGACACAGTCTGCTAAGAGAGGCTTTCGTGGGAAGCGTTGCAGAGACTGTGGTACACTACGCGCATGTGCCAGTGCTTCTAGTAAGGTGA
- a CDS encoding arsenic resistance protein, with translation MAFLERFIRITRWMVSHIAIPVGIAMILGILVGYFTPPSIARKLEFTIIIGLFWMLYPMMIDLKLGELKEIFKRPKRMGTSLLLNFIISPLIIGALVLSFLGNNPRVGAGLLLVGISPCSAMNTAATAFVGGNIELTLGIVAVSYLLTIIAVPVWATAFMGKSVPVPFAFMMRQIALVILVPMFLGWITRVALKRKIGEERYVKIVPSFEGFSFLGVLFMIFFPLRDKRQKHSDLLERACICCPSLHSVLCGYASHRHPGAQSVQVQLFG, from the coding sequence ATGGCGTTTCTGGAGCGGTTCATACGGATAACCAGATGGATGGTTAGTCACATCGCCATTCCTGTGGGCATCGCCATGATTTTGGGCATATTAGTGGGCTACTTCACACCCCCCAGCATTGCAAGGAAACTGGAATTCACCATTATAATCGGACTCTTCTGGATGCTCTATCCAATGATGATAGACCTCAAACTTGGAGAGTTGAAGGAGATATTCAAGAGGCCAAAAAGAATGGGTACCTCTCTGCTTCTGAACTTTATAATATCTCCTCTTATCATAGGCGCTCTCGTCCTATCCTTCCTTGGCAACAACCCCCGCGTGGGTGCAGGACTGCTGCTGGTGGGAATAAGCCCCTGCTCCGCAATGAACACCGCTGCAACCGCCTTTGTTGGAGGAAACATTGAGCTCACTCTGGGTATAGTCGCCGTTAGCTATCTTCTAACCATAATTGCGGTGCCTGTATGGGCCACGGCCTTCATGGGAAAAAGCGTGCCGGTGCCCTTTGCATTCATGATGCGTCAGATAGCACTGGTGATTCTGGTGCCCATGTTTCTGGGCTGGATAACCCGCGTGGCGCTGAAGAGAAAGATAGGTGAAGAGAGATATGTGAAAATAGTGCCGTCCTTTGAGGGCTTCTCATTTCTGGGAGTGCTGTTCATGATTTTTTTTCCTCTTCGTGATAAACGGCAGAAACATAGTGATTTACTGGAACGTGCTTGCATTTGTTGTCCTTCTCTCCATAGTGTTCTTTGCGGTTATGCTTCTCATCGCCATCCTGGTGCCCAGAGCGTTCAGGTTCAACTATTCGGATAG
- a CDS encoding arsenic resistance protein, translated as MNYLKLKNHLDKFLPIYVTVSMILGFLLGIHMNIEKYKGVLHWLNIAVVISMIYPMMINLRIGELKNSMKQGKQLTIGLIMGLVIAPLLMWIFIYIINIFYPLNPQLQLGLMLAMVVPCSSMSIAYTGFSEGNIELATIIVAFSFILAIITVPGWLAVYAASSHVSVPTMLLIITIIEVVFVPMFFGILTRSYLIKKEGAEGFLRLKPLFPAISLIGMYAIVFLIFMEKAKLIAKKPEMVLIALVPLILYYAFSLGLLTYMNRALGINYKDHMAITFPSVGKNEGTAMAIAMSAGMGLMAIPPAVTPLIQIPFLIGYVKMWRKIEKMWKRKNGY; from the coding sequence ATGAATTATCTCAAACTGAAAAACCATCTGGATAAGTTTCTACCTATTTACGTTACTGTCTCTATGATTCTCGGCTTCCTGCTGGGCATACACATGAATATAGAAAAATACAAGGGCGTACTGCACTGGCTCAACATAGCAGTGGTAATCTCCATGATTTACCCCATGATGATCAACCTGCGTATTGGAGAGTTGAAGAACTCAATGAAGCAGGGAAAACAACTGACAATCGGGCTGATCATGGGTCTCGTGATTGCCCCACTTCTCATGTGGATTTTTATCTACATAATAAACATTTTTTACCCACTGAACCCTCAGCTGCAGCTGGGATTGATGCTTGCAATGGTCGTGCCCTGCTCCTCCATGAGCATTGCATACACGGGATTTTCGGAGGGAAACATTGAGTTGGCGACAATAATAGTGGCTTTTAGTTTCATACTTGCGATAATAACCGTGCCTGGCTGGCTCGCTGTTTATGCAGCCTCCTCCCATGTTTCTGTTCCAACAATGCTACTCATAATCACAATAATAGAGGTTGTTTTTGTGCCCATGTTCTTTGGCATACTAACCCGCAGTTATCTTATTAAAAAAGAGGGTGCTGAGGGTTTTCTTCGCCTCAAACCCCTGTTTCCAGCCATATCGCTCATTGGAATGTACGCAATTGTGTTTCTCATATTTATGGAGAAGGCAAAGCTAATAGCGAAGAAGCCTGAGATGGTTCTCATAGCTCTCGTTCCTCTCATTCTCTACTATGCATTCTCGTTGGGACTTCTGACCTATATGAACCGTGCGCTGGGAATAAACTACAAAGACCACATGGCAATAACTTTTCCCTCGGTGGGCAAGAACGAGGGAACGGCAATGGCAATTGCAATGAGCGCTGGAATGGGGCTCATGGCCATACCTCCCGCTGTGACGCCATTGATTCAGATTCCGTTTCTAATAGGGTACGTAAAGATGTGGAGGAAAATAGAGAAAATGTGGAAAAGAAAAAATGGGTACTGA
- a CDS encoding FAD-dependent oxidoreductase — MPKRMYDEIFEPIEIGKIRVENRAIFPPISTNFGKSDGHLSELFIKHYETRAKGGVGLLIVENSCISYPGGKHGAYEPRIDSWEFYDDWHKIASRLKKYDSKISVELTHEGWKKRGVDFLTEEKIEEIIDSYATAAEIACKAGFHMVEVQGAHGLLVNQFLSPLTNHREDKWGDGIKFAVEIRRRIAERCGWDFPVSIRLAVNDFKDGGITLEDGKKIAGILQEHYDMIQADIGLGPKELRLEPMPFEQGWRAYLAEKIRPLKVPVAAVGMIREPEIAVKILKNQADMIVLGRTLIADPEWLIKVKEGRVNEIRKCIGCSECIKARHDEDTRIRCGANPLVGREIEIKEAEDRKRVVIVGGGPAGLEAARIAAMRGHEVHLFYDEFGGALNLAALPPGKEKIRWLIQYYQVQMEKLNVQMHNKKALKGDVISLEPDAVIMATGGKPFLPCPPIRNFVYLYDDVLRCEVKFEDKVIVVGGGGLVGCETANMLAEKNKVVIVEMLPQIAQGMETLSRKHLLKELENKNVKIMTSTRIVDVSRGEIVVEKDGEQILIEADAMIAAFGSRPFVPFTLEDIPTMVIGDAKSVRNIYSAVSEGFEAGIGI, encoded by the coding sequence ATGCCGAAACGCATGTACGATGAGATATTTGAGCCGATAGAAATAGGAAAAATAAGAGTTGAAAACCGAGCCATATTTCCCCCAATCTCCACCAATTTCGGAAAGAGCGACGGGCATCTCTCAGAGTTGTTCATAAAGCACTACGAGACCCGCGCAAAGGGGGGAGTGGGTTTGCTCATAGTGGAGAACTCATGCATCTCCTATCCTGGGGGAAAGCATGGCGCTTACGAGCCGCGCATTGATTCGTGGGAGTTTTATGATGACTGGCACAAAATCGCATCTCGCCTGAAAAAATACGACTCTAAAATTTCGGTGGAACTTACTCATGAGGGCTGGAAAAAGCGAGGCGTGGATTTTCTCACCGAGGAGAAAATAGAGGAGATAATTGACTCTTACGCCACCGCCGCGGAGATTGCGTGCAAGGCGGGCTTCCACATGGTTGAGGTTCAGGGAGCTCATGGATTGCTTGTGAATCAATTTCTCTCGCCGCTTACGAATCATCGGGAAGATAAATGGGGAGATGGGATAAAATTTGCCGTGGAGATTCGCAGGAGAATTGCGGAGAGATGTGGCTGGGATTTTCCCGTGAGCATTCGCCTCGCAGTGAATGATTTCAAAGATGGCGGGATAACATTGGAGGATGGAAAGAAAATCGCTGGGATTTTGCAGGAGCACTACGACATGATTCAGGCGGACATTGGATTGGGACCCAAAGAACTCCGTCTGGAGCCCATGCCCTTTGAGCAGGGCTGGAGAGCTTATCTTGCGGAGAAAATTCGCCCGCTGAAGGTGCCTGTGGCGGCTGTGGGCATGATTCGCGAGCCGGAGATTGCAGTGAAAATACTGAAAAATCAGGCGGATATGATAGTTCTGGGCAGAACGCTGATTGCGGATCCAGAGTGGCTCATAAAAGTTAAAGAGGGAAGAGTGAATGAGATACGAAAATGCATCGGCTGCTCAGAGTGCATAAAAGCTAGGCACGATGAAGATACTAGAATAAGGTGCGGTGCCAATCCGCTTGTTGGAAGGGAAATAGAAATAAAAGAGGCAGAGGATAGGAAGAGGGTGGTTATTGTTGGCGGAGGTCCTGCTGGCCTTGAGGCAGCACGCATCGCTGCGATGCGCGGGCATGAGGTGCATCTATTTTACGATGAATTCGGAGGTGCGCTAAACCTCGCTGCACTTCCACCGGGCAAGGAGAAGATAAGATGGCTCATTCAATATTATCAAGTGCAGATGGAGAAATTGAATGTGCAAATGCATAACAAAAAGGCATTGAAAGGCGATGTTATATCTCTGGAACCTGATGCGGTGATCATGGCCACTGGCGGAAAGCCGTTTCTCCCATGCCCGCCCATTCGCAATTTCGTTTATCTCTACGATGATGTTCTCCGGTGCGAGGTTAAGTTTGAAGATAAGGTAATAGTTGTGGGCGGCGGAGGACTCGTGGGCTGCGAAACCGCTAACATGCTTGCAGAGAAAAATAAAGTGGTAATAGTTGAGATGCTACCGCAGATTGCGCAGGGCATGGAAACTCTCTCAAGAAAGCATCTCCTCAAAGAATTAGAGAATAAGAATGTGAAGATAATGACATCAACAAGAATTGTGGATGTGTCTCGTGGAGAGATCGTGGTGGAAAAAGATGGTGAGCAAATCTTAATTGAAGCGGACGCGATGATCGCAGCCTTTGGCTCTCGCCCGTTTGTGCCGTTCACTCTGGAGGATATACCCACCATGGTTATTGGAGATGCAAAGAGCGTGCGCAATATCTACTCGGCGGTTAGCGAGGGCTTTGAGGCGGGGATTGGGATATGA
- a CDS encoding helix-turn-helix transcriptional regulator, with protein MPKNIPPWLERELDRKGGIETIIKDLPPNKILTKEAKLHSALGDPVRLKILCFLGKQSSCVCLIKDVVKLTYSKLSYHLSVLKKAKLIQGKKDGNYIIYSLTNLGKKYYREICKKS; from the coding sequence ATGCCAAAAAACATACCACCTTGGCTGGAGAGGGAACTGGATAGGAAAGGAGGTATTGAGACCATAATAAAGGATCTTCCTCCAAATAAGATCCTTACCAAGGAAGCAAAATTGCATTCTGCCCTGGGGGATCCTGTGAGATTGAAAATTCTTTGCTTTCTCGGAAAACAGAGTTCATGCGTGTGCCTTATAAAGGATGTTGTTAAACTCACATATTCAAAACTATCCTATCATCTTTCGGTTCTCAAAAAGGCAAAATTGATACAGGGCAAAAAGGACGGAAATTACATAATATACTCCCTCACAAACCTCGGAAAAAAATATTATAGAGAAATATGTAAAAAATCATGA
- a CDS encoding ferredoxin family protein has protein sequence MADKKFDYWFGVPRKKIKWYPRVDPAVCIGCGLCAVICGRGVYSYDLVTKKPIIVKPFNCLVGCQICANLCPVGAIEFPSPEVAREAAREYKVFIKVKKMLEEKFLKELIDTALQYQREEVKQQMGINRVEGS, from the coding sequence ATGGCCGATAAAAAATTCGATTACTGGTTTGGAGTGCCCAGAAAGAAAATAAAATGGTATCCCCGTGTGGATCCTGCGGTTTGCATAGGATGCGGTCTATGTGCGGTGATATGTGGTAGGGGTGTTTACTCTTACGATCTTGTGACAAAGAAACCCATAATTGTCAAACCATTTAATTGTCTTGTTGGATGTCAGATCTGCGCTAACCTGTGTCCTGTTGGGGCCATAGAATTTCCATCCCCAGAGGTAGCTCGGGAGGCGGCTAGGGAATACAAGGTGTTCATAAAGGTTAAAAAGATGCTTGAGGAGAAGTTTTTAAAGGAACTTATAGATACAGCCCTGCAGTATCAGAGGGAGGAGGTTAAACAGCAGATGGGGATAAATAGGGTTGAGGGGTCATGA
- a CDS encoding DUF4147 domain-containing protein has protein sequence MVDSLLRETRADKILKEKIKIEDNILKIKGNDIQLNFERIFVVGFGKASIPMARALEEIMGRRINGGIISSPYKGSLKRIKVMVASHPFPDERTLEASEEIVELVKMAEEDDLVIVLVSGGASSLFEIPVDGMSIEEEARMVRERMLKGDDIITLNKLRIKLSKVKGGKFVDYIRPAKCISLILSDVIGPPEFVGSGPTYGKGCMNILIADNRYALKKAQKLARERGFTARISPTILSGEPKTMAKKIIESFQGRMTIWGGETTVRVEKGGIGGRNQELSLYLAEKLDRNAGFICIGTDGIDGPTNAAGGVVDDRTIIRARNLGMDIKSILKEHNSYIALKKLEDLIITGYTGTNLADVCIGLRL, from the coding sequence ATGGTGGACTCTCTACTGAGGGAAACAAGAGCCGATAAAATATTGAAAGAAAAGATAAAAATTGAAGATAACATACTTAAGATAAAAGGTAATGATATCCAATTGAATTTTGAGAGGATCTTTGTGGTGGGATTTGGAAAGGCTTCGATACCCATGGCCCGGGCCCTTGAAGAGATCATGGGTAGGAGAATAAATGGAGGAATAATAAGCAGTCCATACAAAGGCTCTCTGAAAAGAATCAAGGTAATGGTTGCTTCACATCCCTTTCCCGATGAGAGAACCCTGGAAGCATCGGAAGAAATAGTAGAACTTGTTAAGATGGCAGAGGAAGATGATCTCGTAATTGTCCTTGTTTCCGGTGGAGCATCATCCCTCTTTGAAATTCCCGTGGATGGAATGAGCATTGAAGAGGAGGCTAGAATGGTAAGGGAGAGAATGTTGAAAGGGGATGATATAATAACCCTGAATAAACTCCGCATAAAATTATCCAAGGTGAAAGGAGGAAAATTTGTAGATTATATCAGACCTGCAAAATGCATATCCCTTATACTCTCCGATGTAATTGGCCCTCCAGAATTTGTGGGCTCAGGCCCAACCTATGGCAAGGGATGCATGAACATCTTAATTGCTGATAATAGATATGCCCTTAAAAAGGCTCAAAAACTGGCACGTGAGAGAGGATTTACCGCCAGAATATCCCCCACCATACTATCAGGAGAGCCAAAAACCATGGCAAAAAAGATAATCGAGAGTTTTCAGGGTCGCATGACGATCTGGGGTGGAGAGACAACGGTACGCGTGGAAAAAGGGGGCATCGGTGGAAGAAACCAAGAACTCTCACTGTACCTTGCCGAGAAATTGGACAGAAATGCGGGTTTCATATGCATTGGTACCGATGGAATAGACGGTCCTACCAACGCCGCAGGTGGTGTGGTGGATGATAGAACGATAATTCGAGCCAGAAATCTCGGAATGGATATAAAAAGCATTTTAAAAGAGCACAACTCATACATAGCATTGAAAAAATTAGAAGATCTGATAATTACGGGATACACTGGAACAAATCTGGCCGATGTGTGCATAGGATTGAGGCTATGA
- a CDS encoding cupin domain-containing protein, which yields MYISHIDDVKKEKVHMVGMDGTETKDVWIQWLIREEQGAENYALRLFTMGPGGIIPKHQHPWEHEIFVLEGEGIIGAGEREVKVHPGNFLYIEPDVPHWYRNESEEEFKFLCIIPIRK from the coding sequence ATGTACATCTCCCATATAGATGATGTGAAAAAGGAGAAAGTGCACATGGTTGGAATGGACGGTACAGAAACAAAGGATGTGTGGATCCAGTGGCTCATAAGAGAGGAACAGGGGGCCGAGAATTACGCGTTGAGATTATTTACCATGGGTCCGGGGGGAATCATCCCAAAGCATCAGCATCCTTGGGAGCACGAAATATTTGTTCTTGAGGGGGAAGGCATAATAGGTGCAGGAGAGAGAGAGGTGAAGGTGCATCCTGGGAATTTTCTGTACATAGAGCCCGATGTGCCCCACTGGTACAGAAACGAGAGTGAGGAAGAATTTAAATTTCTCTGCATAATACCAATAAGAAAATGA
- a CDS encoding tellurite resistance protein-like permease yields MIEENSKLRCFSPAWFSAVMGTGVFATSTYFLADGNEAMVLLSKVIVSINVLMFIAILIPWVARWIVYPRDALADFQHPLRSNFYVTFGVGMLVLSTNFFIVEKMPEIGLAFWIAGTIEVILDNFLYMFFVFFNRSIKLEHINPSIFIKTTGLFLVLGAGRAAIPYLSDLSLQSINIIFDFTFGVAFFMYIGLQTIWLLRYIISAPLQSSTMPMFWINLGPIGAAITALLSPPISTEFQSIGVFFASLFWGYGVWWFVLSLVTTIYYVKRISLPYKSAWWAFTFPLGAFIVASYYYQQYKNYSLLIYFNWFMYIILAVFWVLTFIFTLHRIITGRMDDCESLKV; encoded by the coding sequence GTGATAGAGGAAAATAGTAAACTCAGATGCTTCTCACCGGCCTGGTTTTCGGCGGTTATGGGAACCGGCGTGTTCGCAACTTCAACCTATTTTCTGGCAGATGGAAACGAAGCAATGGTGCTTCTATCAAAGGTTATAGTAAGCATAAACGTACTTATGTTCATAGCGATACTCATTCCCTGGGTGGCCAGATGGATCGTATATCCCAGGGATGCCCTTGCGGATTTTCAACATCCACTTAGGTCAAATTTCTATGTGACATTTGGGGTAGGAATGCTTGTTCTCTCCACAAATTTCTTCATCGTTGAAAAAATGCCAGAGATAGGACTTGCATTCTGGATTGCGGGAACCATTGAGGTTATTCTGGACAATTTCCTATACATGTTCTTTGTGTTTTTCAACAGGAGCATAAAACTTGAGCACATAAATCCTTCAATATTCATAAAGACAACTGGCCTATTTCTCGTTTTGGGTGCGGGAAGGGCGGCAATACCCTACCTCTCTGATTTGAGTTTGCAGTCCATAAACATAATCTTTGATTTCACATTTGGAGTTGCATTCTTCATGTACATAGGGCTCCAGACAATATGGCTATTAAGATACATAATCTCAGCACCGCTCCAGTCATCCACAATGCCTATGTTCTGGATCAACCTTGGGCCCATTGGGGCGGCCATAACCGCACTTCTATCTCCTCCAATATCAACGGAATTTCAGAGCATAGGTGTTTTCTTTGCCTCCCTGTTCTGGGGTTACGGGGTTTGGTGGTTCGTGCTCTCATTGGTAACTACAATATATTATGTGAAGAGAATTTCACTACCTTATAAGAGCGCGTGGTGGGCCTTCACATTCCCCCTAGGCGCCTTCATAGTGGCATCCTACTACTATCAGCAGTACAAAAATTACTCTCTGCTAATATACTTCAACTGGTTCATGTACATAATACTAGCAGTATTCTGGGTGCTAACATTCATATTCACACTACATCGCATAATCACAGGAAGGATGGATGACTGCGAATCCCTTAAAGTTTAG
- the queF gene encoding preQ(1) synthase has translation MEFPKIETAEYEYPNTREAVEYVYPELSAVCPQTGLPDYYILRIVYEPDKKLPELKSLKMYLLAYRNYGIWHEHLANKILEDFKKAVEPRWVYVELYVNNRGGIYTTVRRFWTRENGDDILEALKRGKEHPHLRF, from the coding sequence ATGGAGTTCCCCAAAATTGAAACTGCAGAATACGAGTATCCGAATACACGGGAAGCGGTGGAATACGTTTATCCGGAGTTAAGTGCTGTTTGCCCTCAAACGGGATTACCCGATTACTACATTCTTCGCATAGTTTACGAACCGGATAAGAAACTGCCTGAGTTGAAATCCTTGAAAATGTATCTCCTGGCCTACCGTAACTACGGAATATGGCACGAGCATCTTGCAAACAAAATTCTTGAAGATTTCAAAAAAGCTGTGGAACCGAGATGGGTTTATGTGGAACTCTACGTGAACAACCGCGGTGGAATATACACCACAGTGCGAAGATTCTGGACCAGGGAAAATGGGGACGATATATTAGAGGCACTCAAGAGAGGAAAAGAACATCCACATCTGAGATTTTAA